One Candidatus Zixiibacteriota bacterium DNA window includes the following coding sequences:
- a CDS encoding sodium-translocating pyrophosphatase codes for MSEGLLLGIILVISVFGLLAALYLARWVLKRPVGSAAMQAISNAIKEGAEAFLRRQNRTILVLATLVAALLFVGYGFIRSHRTFDPVGSSLELATWITLSFVLGALCSVFAGYVGMWVSIRSNIRTAHAALSSLNDALRIALRGGAVSGLLVVAMSLLGVGGLYALVSNFSSVDPTKIPLLIVGYGFGASFVALFAQLGGGIYTKAADVGADLVGKVEAGIPEDDPRNPAVIADLVGDNVGDCAGRGADLFESTAAENIGAMILGASLAAAAEKMDMAFSAGVVGVMMFPLMARAFGIIASIIGIMSVRMDKEEKMDPMQALNRGYYVAVVLAMAAFGLATYWLLNSPNAPDAWWHFFLCGILGVLTSVAFVYITQYYTEYRYRPVKSIAEASKTGPATNIIAGVGVAFECTWMPALVMGAALLGSYYLGKSSGLPHAGLFGTAVATMGMLATAAYILAMDTFGPITDNAGGIVEMSQQPEEVRKKTDRLDSVGNTTKALTKGYAVGSAALAAFLLFQAYMDEVAQYAGKEMHSVNLANPVVFVGGLFGAALVFLFSSMAIKAVGSAAQAIIEEVRRQYSKLQRINDIIQFPKDFKPDYGSCVDIVTKSALRKMVAPGLLVVLTPVVVGLVFKMFITPEDPLISAEAVAGLLMVGTITGILMALFLNNGGGAWDNAKKYIETGALGGKYLTLADGSRAKNPTHGAAVVGDTVGDPFKDTAGPSLHVLIKLLSTITLVLAPLFI; via the coding sequence ATGAGTGAAGGCCTGCTATTGGGAATTATACTTGTCATAAGCGTTTTTGGCCTGCTGGCCGCCCTCTATCTGGCCCGATGGGTGCTTAAAAGACCGGTCGGAAGCGCCGCCATGCAAGCTATCTCCAACGCTATCAAAGAAGGGGCCGAGGCTTTCCTTCGCCGGCAGAACCGGACTATTCTGGTCCTGGCAACTTTGGTTGCGGCGCTGCTCTTTGTCGGCTATGGATTCATACGGAGCCACCGGACCTTCGACCCGGTCGGGAGTTCTCTCGAACTGGCGACATGGATTACTCTTTCCTTTGTCCTGGGGGCGCTCTGCTCGGTGTTTGCCGGGTATGTCGGGATGTGGGTCTCGATCCGTAGCAATATCCGCACGGCTCATGCGGCGCTCTCCTCGCTGAATGATGCGCTTCGTATCGCGCTTCGCGGAGGAGCGGTCTCGGGCTTGCTGGTGGTGGCGATGAGCCTTCTGGGTGTCGGCGGTCTCTACGCCCTGGTCAGCAACTTCTCGAGTGTCGACCCGACCAAGATACCGCTCCTGATTGTCGGGTATGGATTCGGCGCCTCGTTCGTGGCGCTTTTCGCCCAGCTGGGCGGCGGTATCTATACCAAGGCGGCTGATGTCGGCGCCGATCTGGTGGGCAAAGTCGAGGCCGGTATCCCGGAGGATGACCCGCGCAATCCGGCCGTGATAGCCGATCTGGTCGGCGATAATGTCGGCGATTGCGCCGGCCGTGGGGCCGACCTGTTCGAATCGACTGCGGCGGAAAATATCGGCGCCATGATTCTGGGCGCCTCGCTGGCCGCGGCGGCGGAGAAAATGGATATGGCCTTCTCGGCCGGAGTAGTCGGCGTGATGATGTTCCCCCTGATGGCTCGTGCCTTTGGAATTATTGCGTCTATTATCGGGATCATGAGTGTTCGGATGGATAAAGAAGAAAAGATGGACCCGATGCAGGCGCTTAACCGCGGATATTATGTGGCGGTTGTTCTCGCCATGGCGGCGTTCGGTCTGGCAACCTACTGGCTGCTCAATTCCCCGAACGCCCCCGACGCCTGGTGGCATTTCTTCCTTTGCGGCATTCTGGGAGTGCTGACCTCGGTGGCCTTCGTATATATCACACAGTACTATACAGAATACCGGTATCGTCCGGTTAAATCCATTGCCGAGGCCTCGAAAACCGGCCCGGCTACTAACATTATCGCCGGGGTCGGTGTCGCTTTCGAGTGCACCTGGATGCCGGCGCTGGTGATGGGGGCGGCGCTTCTGGGGTCATATTATCTCGGCAAGAGCAGCGGCTTGCCGCATGCCGGGTTGTTTGGCACGGCCGTGGCCACCATGGGCATGCTGGCGACGGCGGCGTACATTCTGGCCATGGATACATTCGGCCCGATCACCGATAATGCCGGCGGCATTGTCGAGATGTCGCAGCAGCCGGAGGAAGTCCGCAAGAAGACCGACCGTCTCGATTCGGTCGGTAATACCACCAAAGCTCTTACCAAGGGGTATGCGGTCGGTTCGGCGGCGCTGGCGGCATTCTTGCTGTTCCAGGCCTACATGGATGAAGTTGCCCAGTATGCCGGAAAAGAGATGCATTCGGTCAATCTGGCCAATCCGGTCGTTTTTGTCGGCGGGCTATTCGGGGCGGCGCTGGTATTTCTTTTCTCGTCGATGGCGATCAAGGCGGTCGGTTCGGCGGCGCAGGCGATTATCGAGGAAGTGCGCCGTCAGTACTCCAAGCTGCAGAGGATTAACGATATTATCCAATTCCCCAAAGACTTCAAACCGGATTACGGCTCCTGCGTTGATATCGTGACCAAGTCGGCTTTACGCAAGATGGTGGCGCCGGGATTATTAGTGGTGCTGACCCCGGTTGTGGTCGGGCTGGTATTCAAGATGTTTATTACTCCTGAGGATCCATTGATTTCGGCCGAAGCGGTGGCCGGTCTTTTGATGGTCGGAACCATCACCGGTATTCTTATGGCGCTGTTTTTGAACAACGGCGGCGGCGCTTGGGATAACGCCAAGAAATATATCGAGACCGGCGCGCTTGGCGGGAAGTATCTTACTTTAGCCGATGGCAGCAGAGCGAAAAATCCGACCCACGGCGCGGCCGTGGTAGGGGATACGGTAGGCGATCCGTTCAAGGATACGGCGGGCCCCTCGTTGCACGTCCTGATAAAACTCCTTTCGACAATCACGCTGGTACTGGCGCCGCTCTTTATTTAG
- the glmS gene encoding glutamine--fructose-6-phosphate transaminase (isomerizing), whose product MCGIVGYVGYQQALPILIEGLKRLEYRGYDSAGIVLFEESGLTAEKSAGKISRLEEIIRGRKYNSTHGIAHTRWATHGEPSDLNAHPHFDCKNEIALVHNGIIENYRALKALLEKQGHDIKTDTDTEILVHLIEEYYEGNLTEAVRMALTQVEGTYGIAVISSHEPGKIVAARQGSPLVLGHGEGENFIASDVSAILAHTKRAVFLNEGEIATVTANDFVITTIDKMYRTPHVEEISWTLDMIEKGGYDHFMLKEIHEQPTALRNAIRGRINFDEGIPRLNGLNLQYDELRRINRIIITACGTSWHAGLIGEYMIEELARIPVEVEYASEFRYRSPIIREGTLLFVISQSGETADTLAALREARKKGATVLGICNVVGSSIARETDGGVYTHAGPEIGVASTKAFTSQIMVLALISLLLGRMRHLSVQQGIEMAEALREIPHQVEQILAKESEIKEIARAYCKHNNFLYLGRGINYPVALEGALKLKEISYIHAEGYPAAEMKHGPIALIDQNMPAVVIALKDSVYDKVLSNIAEIKARNANVIAIASEGDTEIADRVNHVIYIPTTNRIFTPLLSIIPLQILAYHMAVMRGCHVDQPRNLAKSVTVE is encoded by the coding sequence ATGTGCGGCATAGTCGGATATGTAGGTTATCAGCAGGCCCTGCCGATTCTTATCGAGGGGCTGAAACGGCTTGAGTACCGCGGGTACGATTCGGCCGGAATAGTGCTATTTGAAGAAAGCGGCCTGACCGCCGAGAAATCGGCCGGCAAAATCAGTCGCCTCGAGGAAATTATCAGGGGGAGGAAATATAATTCCACTCACGGTATTGCGCATACCCGCTGGGCCACTCACGGCGAACCGAGCGATCTCAATGCCCACCCCCATTTTGACTGCAAGAATGAAATTGCTCTGGTGCACAATGGCATCATCGAAAATTATCGCGCGCTGAAAGCCCTTCTGGAAAAACAGGGGCATGATATTAAGACCGATACCGATACCGAAATCCTGGTGCACTTGATTGAGGAGTACTATGAAGGCAATCTCACCGAAGCGGTCAGAATGGCGCTGACCCAGGTGGAGGGAACCTATGGTATCGCGGTGATATCATCGCATGAGCCGGGGAAAATTGTCGCTGCGCGGCAGGGATCGCCGCTGGTTCTGGGGCATGGCGAGGGTGAGAATTTTATCGCCTCTGATGTTTCCGCCATTCTGGCGCATACCAAGCGGGCAGTTTTCCTGAATGAGGGAGAGATTGCCACGGTTACGGCCAACGATTTTGTGATCACCACCATCGACAAGATGTATCGTACGCCCCATGTCGAGGAGATTTCCTGGACACTCGATATGATCGAAAAGGGCGGTTACGACCATTTCATGCTTAAGGAGATTCACGAGCAGCCGACCGCCCTGCGCAATGCCATCCGGGGACGAATAAATTTCGATGAAGGCATTCCGCGTCTCAATGGCCTCAATCTGCAGTATGATGAGTTGCGCCGGATCAACCGTATTATTATCACCGCCTGTGGGACCTCGTGGCACGCCGGGCTTATCGGCGAATATATGATTGAGGAGCTGGCCCGGATTCCGGTGGAGGTGGAATATGCCTCGGAGTTCCGCTACCGCTCACCGATCATAAGGGAGGGGACGCTTCTCTTTGTCATCAGCCAGTCGGGCGAAACGGCCGATACGCTGGCGGCGCTGCGCGAAGCAAGAAAGAAAGGGGCCACCGTGCTCGGTATCTGCAATGTGGTGGGGTCATCGATCGCGCGGGAGACCGACGGCGGTGTTTACACCCATGCCGGGCCGGAAATCGGCGTCGCCTCGACCAAGGCCTTCACCTCGCAAATTATGGTGCTGGCCCTGATATCACTTCTTCTGGGAAGGATGCGCCACCTTTCGGTGCAGCAGGGAATCGAGATGGCCGAGGCGCTTCGGGAAATACCGCATCAGGTGGAACAGATTCTCGCCAAAGAGAGTGAAATCAAGGAAATCGCCCGGGCATACTGCAAGCATAATAATTTTCTTTATCTGGGACGCGGCATCAATTACCCGGTGGCGCTGGAAGGGGCGTTGAAACTCAAAGAGATTTCGTACATCCATGCCGAGGGATACCCGGCGGCGGAGATGAAACATGGCCCTATTGCCCTTATCGACCAGAATATGCCGGCGGTGGTGATCGCCCTGAAAGATTCGGTCTATGACAAAGTGCTCTCCAATATCGCCGAAATAAAGGCGCGCAACGCCAATGTAATTGCTATCGCCAGCGAGGGTGACACCGAGATTGCCGATCGGGTCAATCATGTGATATATATTCCCACGACGAATAGAATTTTCACGCCGCTTTTATCGATTATACCGCTTCAGATATTGGCCTATCATATGGCGGTGATGCGGGGCTGCCATGTGGACCAGCCGCGCAACCTGGCCAAAAGCGTGACGGTGGAATAA